One genomic window of Medicago truncatula cultivar Jemalong A17 chromosome 1, MtrunA17r5.0-ANR, whole genome shotgun sequence includes the following:
- the LOC25485239 gene encoding probable E3 ubiquitin-protein ligase RNF144A: MPLLPKELFDKWNDALCEALFVTVPKFYCPFKDCSAMLLDENEGVEDIRESECPFCHRLFCARCHVPWHPGIDCEEYQTLNADERGREDLLVRELANEKKWRRCPTCKFYVEKTEGCLHITCRIELVSAGWCLFAGAGLSFAMLVENNGLLLMVVANQVK; the protein is encoded by the exons ATGCCATTGCTTCCTAAAGAATTGTTTGATAAGTGGAATGATGCATTGTGTGAAGCTCTTTTTGTTACTGTTCCTAAATTCTACTGTCCATTTAAGGATTGTTCTGCTATGTTGTTGGATGAGAATGAAGGGGTGGAAGATATTAGGGAATCTGAATGCCCTTTTTGTCATAGATTGTTTTGTGCAAGGTGTCATGTTCCTTGGCATCCCGGGATTGATTGTGAGGAGTATCAAACATTGAATGCTGATGAACGAGGGCGTGAAGATCTTCTTGTTAGAGAGCTTGCTAACGAGAAAAAATGGAGAAGGTGTCCCACTTGCAAGTTCTATGTTGAAAAAACTGAAGGTTGTTTGCATATCACTTGCAG AATTGAATTAGTGAGTGCAGGGTGGTGTTTGTTTGCAGGTGCCGGTTTGAGTTTTGCTATGCTTGTGGAGAACAATGGACTTCTACTCATGGTGGTTGCCAACCAAGTTAAATAG